TGGCAGTCCGCGTGGTGGAAATGGTATGGGGCTGGCCGCCCATTGCGGGTCTTCGTAGTAAGAGACGAGGAAGAGGTTGTGGGAATCCTGCCGTGCTACATCGACAGGGTCCGGGTTCTGAAACTATTCAGACTTTCGATGTTGCGCAATTTGGGCACTGGCGGCGATACCTCCCCCGATGACCTGGATGTCCTGGCCGATCCGCGCTGTGAGCAAGGCGTGGTGGAAGCCCTCGCCGGGGTTCTGGCCGGGGACAGGGGGGAATGGGACATGCTGCTGCTCAGCGACATGGCAAAGGAATCTCCGTTACGGGCAGCCCTGATGCGGTCGATGGCAGATGTGTCCCATCGTGAGGGAATCAGTGCGCGCATATCCATCGCCACGCTGCCAGCGAACTGGGAAGACTATCTTGGTAGTTTGCACCGGGATCGTCGATATACCGTTCGCAAGACCCGTCGCCGGGTTCTCGAACAGGACGGGGCAAGACTGTTCGTGTGGAATGACCCGGGGCATCTGGACGACGCAATCGACCGGCTGATAGCCCTGCATCATCAACGTTGGGATGACCTGGGTGAGTCGCACTCTTTCTCGACGCCGCAATACAGGGGGTTTCACCGTGAGGTGATGCATGCCTGTCAGGACAATGGCTGGTTGCGACTCTATTGTCTCCAGATCGGCGATCAAATCGTTGCCATGTACTACTGTTATCGCTTCCGCGGACGTATCTACTATTTCCAGGGCGGTTTCGACCCGGGGATGTCGAAACTTCGACCGGGCCTGGTGCTAATGGGATACGCGATTCAGAGCGCGATCGAGGAAGGCAATGACGTGTTTGACATGCTGCGTGGTGAATATGAATACAAGACGCAGTGGGCCAAGGATCGGCGTGCTACATGGTATTTCATCGCCTATGGTCGCGGGATTGGTGTGTTGGCCTATCGGGCGCGCCGGGAATGGCTGCCCGCCGTGAAGCAGTATTTTCGCGCGGCGCGTAAACAAAAAGAGTCGGGTCACGGCAACGATGCTTAGCAAACTGTTGCGCCATGTATCGAATTACTCGCTGGGCAGCCTGCTGGTCTCGCTCACGAGTCTGGTGTCATTCCCGTTGTTCACTCGTATTTTCTCGGTGGAGGAATACGGGCTGATGAATCTGGTATCCGCCGCCTTGATGTTCGTGGTGGGGGCGGGAAAGCTGGGTATGCAACACGCGATCGTACGTATGTACGGGGAATCTGCGGCGGGAAAATCAAAATGGTCACTCGACCAGTTTTACGGCACGGTAATTTGGGGCATGGCAGTCGTCGGCGTTGTGGTCTGCCTTCTCTGGGCCGGGCTGAGCCAACTGGTTCCGAACGAATGGTGGAATGACGACCGTGTTCGAGGGCTGTTTCTGCTGACTGCGGTCCTGGTGTTTCTCAGGATATCGGAGAACGGGCTGGTGAACCTGCTACGTGCCGATTTCCGCAGCGGTATCTACGCGATCTATCAAGTCATAGCCAAATATGCAGTGCTGGGTGCAATTCTGGTCGCGGTTTTCTTCGTTTCGCGGAGTCTGTATGGATTTTATGGGGCCACGATTCTGGTGGAGAGTGTGGGACTGATGTTTCTTTGGGGCTATGTGCTGCGAAAACACCCCGTATCGCCAAAAACGTTTTCGCCCGAACTGTTTCAGGCGATGGTTAGATTTGGCGTGCCCATGCTCGGATTCGAACTGTCCCGTGTCCTGCTCAATATCGGAGACCGCTACATGATCCAGTTTATGCTGGGTGGCCAGGCGCTCGGCCACTATGCGGCGGCCTACAATATGACCGAGTACGTACAGATGATCGCGATCGCTTCGGTGGGACAAGCTATCGTCCCGATGTACGTACGCATGTGGGAAGACAAGGGGGAAGCGGAGACGCGTCGCTTTTTGCTGGATTCGATGCGCTATTATCTACTAATCGGAATGCCGATTATCGCCGGTGTATCGGTTATTGGACGGGACCTGCTCGTGTTGCTGGCTTCGGAGAAGTACAGGGAAGGAGCTGTCGTAATTCCGTGGGTGATGAGCGCACTGGTGGTGCAGGGAAGTATGGTTATCGTGGGTGCCGGCCTCTATATTCACAAGCAGACAGTCGTGATCATGCTACGTGTATTCGCGACCGCGGTGCTGAACGTGCTTCTAAATCTGGTATTGATACCGCAATACGGAATCGTCGGGGCGGCTGTTGCCACCCTCATATGCGCGATATTCCTCGCGGGAGCGACGGTTGCGCTGACACGCCACAGCCTTCCGCTTGGTGTGCCCTGGCGTGGAATCGCCCGGTACGGATTTTGCTCTGCTTTGATGTATATCGCTGTGATGGAGGTCCCCGTGGGTGGAGGTGTGGCGGGGATCGCAGTCAAGGTGATCACCGGAGTGGTGAGCTACGCCTTGTTGCTTCTGGTCTTTGACCGGAAGAACAGCCTGGAGATGCTCGGCGCGATTCGCGCGCGTCTGGCTGCATAGGAACAGAACGGTATGGGCATCATCCGGAAAACGATCAAGACAATCGCTGCATCCCCAGGGGCGTGGCCGGTTGTGGCCCGGGTTGTCCGCGGGGAGGGGATCACAACACTCATGTATCACCGTATCCAGGCCGACGGAAACGGCTTCCAAGCCCCTGGCGTGGATACATTTCGCGAGCAAATGCAGTGGTTGAAGGCGGAGTGTATGCCCGTTCATCCAGATCAGTTCGTCGAGGTCTTGCAGGGCAGGAGGACGCGGCGCCCTGCGGTGCTGGTCACTTTCGATGACGGCTATCGGGACTACCACGACCACGTCTATCCTGTCTTGAAGGAGCTGGAGATTCCCGCGGTCGTGTTCCTCGCCACGCGCTTCGTCGATGAAGGGGGAATGATCTGGACCGATGCGGTCACTTGGGCCGTTCACCACAGCCCGGTCTCGGAAGTGGATTTGCCATGGCCCGGGGGATCCCGATTTGACCTGTCGGCGCCCGGGGGGCGGCGGACCTGTGTCGATGCATGCAAGGCATTCCTGAAGAATATTGGGGACGAGGAACGAAACCGGTGGCAGGAGCAATTGTTTCAGGTGCTGGCTGTAGATCCCCTGGGAGAGGGCCCTGGACGCCAGATGCTGAACTGGGATGAAGTACGGGCGACCATGGAGTACACAACCTACGGAGGACACACGCATACCCACCCGATCCTGTCGCGAGTGGACCCTTCGGTCGCAGAGTGGGAGATCCGTAAGTGCCGTGACCGGATTTTTGAGGAGACGGGAGTGTCTCC
This genomic interval from Acidiferrobacteraceae bacterium contains the following:
- a CDS encoding GNAT family N-acetyltransferase — protein: MLRNLGTGGDTSPDDLDVLADPRCEQGVVEALAGVLAGDRGEWDMLLLSDMAKESPLRAALMRSMADVSHREGISARISIATLPANWEDYLGSLHRDRRYTVRKTRRRVLEQDGARLFVWNDPGHLDDAIDRLIALHHQRWDDLGESHSFSTPQYRGFHREVMHACQDNGWLRLYCLQIGDQIVAMYYCYRFRGRIYYFQGGFDPGMSKLRPGLVLMGYAIQSAIEEGNDVFDMLRGEYEYKTQWAKDRRATWYFIAYGRGIGVLAYRARREWLPAVKQYFRAARKQKESGHGNDA
- a CDS encoding oligosaccharide flippase family protein; its protein translation is MLSKLLRHVSNYSLGSLLVSLTSLVSFPLFTRIFSVEEYGLMNLVSAALMFVVGAGKLGMQHAIVRMYGESAAGKSKWSLDQFYGTVIWGMAVVGVVVCLLWAGLSQLVPNEWWNDDRVRGLFLLTAVLVFLRISENGLVNLLRADFRSGIYAIYQVIAKYAVLGAILVAVFFVSRSLYGFYGATILVESVGLMFLWGYVLRKHPVSPKTFSPELFQAMVRFGVPMLGFELSRVLLNIGDRYMIQFMLGGQALGHYAAAYNMTEYVQMIAIASVGQAIVPMYVRMWEDKGEAETRRFLLDSMRYYLLIGMPIIAGVSVIGRDLLVLLASEKYREGAVVIPWVMSALVVQGSMVIVGAGLYIHKQTVVIMLRVFATAVLNVLLNLVLIPQYGIVGAAVATLICAIFLAGATVALTRHSLPLGVPWRGIARYGFCSALMYIAVMEVPVGGGVAGIAVKVITGVVSYALLLLVFDRKNSLEMLGAIRARLAA
- a CDS encoding polysaccharide deacetylase family protein; its protein translation is MPVHPDQFVEVLQGRRTRRPAVLVTFDDGYRDYHDHVYPVLKELEIPAVVFLATRFVDEGGMIWTDAVTWAVHHSPVSEVDLPWPGGSRFDLSAPGGRRTCVDACKAFLKNIGDEERNRWQEQLFQVLAVDPLGEGPGRQMLNWDEVRATMEYTTYGGHTHTHPILSRVDPSVAEWEIRKCRDRIFEETGVSPRYFAYPNGRAQDFNEQTKNILQREGFELAFSTVEGIQRRGMDPFAILRQPTGARTIGDFAWLVAGR